TCCAGAACCTCTTTAACTCTTTTCCTTATGCTATGTGCATTTTCACCTCTAACCTTCAATCCATACGCAACATTTTCGAAGACGCTCATGTTGAATAGCACTGTCTGCTGGAAGACCATTCCCATCTTTTTACGCACCGATACTTTATCCTTTGCATTGTAGTCTATGGGTTCTCCTTTAAAAATCACTTTTCCGCTTGTTGGTTCATCAAGAAGGTCAAGGATTCTGAGAAGGGTGGTCTTACCCGCGCCGTTCGGGCCTACGAGAACGAAGATCTCTCTCCCTTCAACCTCAAAGTTTATATCTTTTAAGACCTTCCTTCCAAAGTACTCTTTAGAGAGATTTTGCACTTCAACAATAATCATTTATCTTTTTATCCCCCTCAATTGGATTAGAGTTAATACTAGGTTTATTGTGAATGCTATGGAAAGTAGTATTGCTCCAAGTGTAAGTGCCAAGTCGAAGTTACCGAGCTCTGTTTCAACAACGATAGCTGTCGTTAATGTTCGTGTAAACCATCTGATGTTCCCCCCTGTTATCATTATGCCGCCCACCTCCGAGATGGCTGCTCCGAAGGCTACGATTATGGAGGTGAGCACCCCACCACGAGCCTCCCTCAGAACCATCCAGGTTGCTTGGCTCTCTGTTGCGCCCATTGATAGGGCTCTCTCCATTACCACCCTCTCAACGCTCCCGACAGCTGACATTGTGACGCCGGTGATTATTGGAACCACCATTATGAGCTGGGTGATTATCATCGCCTGGGGGGTGTATAGCAATCCCAGAAAACCTAGAGGTCCTGACGAGGTTAGAAGAAGGTAGACAACCAGGCCCACAACAACTGGAGGCAGCCCCATAAAGGTGTTTACTACACTCTTCAACATGATATCTA
This genomic interval from Candidatus Bathyarchaeota archaeon contains the following:
- a CDS encoding ABC transporter permease, with amino-acid sequence MVEIMIENTFLEEVFSITWLSLRVSGAAVLIGAAIGIPLGAFLGFARFRGKRTVIQVVDIMLKSVVNTFMGLPPVVVGLVVYLLLTSSGPLGFLGLLYTPQAMIITQLIMVVPIITGVTMSAVGSVERVVMERALSMGATESQATWMVLREARGGVLTSIIVAFGAAISEVGGIMITGGNIRWFTRTLTTAIVVETELGNFDLALTLGAILLSIAFTINLVLTLIQLRGIKR